In a single window of the Rhizobiaceae bacterium genome:
- a CDS encoding GldG family protein, translated as MIKLTGYGDRISVSPNETIRFHVNCEYESFRADLIRIICGDTSPEGPGVKIEEIESSFGGEYKGRAQKIHAGSFAVVEKMPALASLESFTVQAVIQPTTPTKGRQAIAACYDEAGKAGFGLIIDEKGCAALDVRDGKGGSTVVSSGAPLRRLGWYVVAASFDASTGTASVYQRPFKSYTASSEAAFAEAPASFAPAAAPLFFAGEIAGRSSRRLLAKNFYNGKLEAPRLSSVALGASEIEQLRTTPFPSSLSLNLLGAWDFSKDISGTKISDISANGADGHIVNLPARGVVGHLHTLDSHDWKMAPEQWGAIHFHDDDIYDAEWDVDFELTVPSGLRSGIYAVRLRAGEEAYYISFVVRAAPAKRKKVLFLFSLATYIAYANEHFGTNSAMVELHLNRVTVLHPHQVFLNEHREYGHSLYDVHSDGSGVYYSSRLRPIMNMQPFVEANHGAGPAHLWLFNADTHITDWMEAHDVDYDVATDEDLHVEGISLFEGYDVVITSTHPEYYSLRMLDALQRYIDRGGRLMYLGGNGFYWRIAYHKELPGVIEVRRAEGGNRAWEPPTGEYYHSFTGEYGGMWRRQGGRAPNAICGVAYVAQGFDESTFYTRNPDSFDTRAAFIFAGVGADEKIGDFGLIGNGAAGMEVDAINYDLGTPPHTLVLASSHNHTPAHLLALDEMLFNIMDSGGDVCEQVKADMVFFETQGGGAVFSVGSIAYAGSLSHNKYENNVSRITGNVLKRFLKPEPFVVPAK; from the coding sequence ATGATCAAGCTTACCGGTTATGGCGACCGCATCAGCGTTTCGCCGAACGAGACGATACGCTTCCACGTCAACTGTGAATATGAAAGCTTTCGCGCCGATCTCATCAGGATCATTTGCGGCGACACCAGCCCGGAGGGTCCGGGTGTCAAGATCGAGGAGATCGAAAGCTCGTTCGGCGGCGAATACAAGGGCCGCGCGCAGAAGATCCATGCCGGTTCCTTCGCCGTCGTGGAAAAGATGCCCGCGCTGGCTTCGCTCGAGAGCTTCACCGTTCAGGCCGTCATTCAGCCGACGACGCCCACCAAGGGACGACAGGCGATCGCAGCCTGCTATGACGAGGCGGGCAAGGCGGGCTTCGGTCTCATCATCGATGAAAAAGGTTGCGCGGCGCTCGATGTGAGGGATGGCAAGGGCGGCTCCACGGTTGTCTCAAGCGGTGCGCCCTTGCGGCGGCTCGGATGGTATGTCGTGGCGGCTTCCTTCGATGCATCTACCGGCACGGCGAGCGTCTATCAGCGTCCGTTCAAGTCCTACACCGCGTCGTCCGAAGCGGCTTTCGCCGAAGCGCCCGCTTCGTTCGCGCCTGCCGCCGCGCCACTGTTTTTCGCGGGAGAGATCGCTGGCCGGTCGTCCCGCCGGCTGCTCGCAAAGAATTTCTACAACGGCAAGCTTGAAGCGCCCCGTCTTTCGTCGGTGGCGCTCGGCGCCTCAGAGATCGAGCAGCTGCGCACCACGCCGTTTCCGTCGAGCCTCTCGCTCAACCTGCTCGGTGCGTGGGATTTCTCGAAGGACATTTCCGGTACGAAGATTTCCGACATCTCCGCGAACGGCGCCGACGGACACATCGTCAACCTGCCGGCGCGAGGCGTCGTCGGCCACCTTCATACGCTCGATAGCCATGACTGGAAAATGGCCCCGGAGCAGTGGGGCGCGATCCACTTTCACGACGACGACATCTATGACGCCGAATGGGATGTCGATTTCGAGCTGACGGTACCGTCGGGACTTCGCAGCGGCATCTACGCGGTGCGGCTGAGGGCGGGTGAGGAAGCCTATTACATTTCCTTTGTCGTTCGGGCCGCGCCGGCAAAGCGCAAAAAGGTGCTGTTTCTCTTCTCGCTCGCGACCTATATCGCCTATGCCAATGAGCATTTCGGGACGAACTCGGCCATGGTCGAGCTTCATCTCAACCGCGTCACCGTGCTTCATCCGCATCAGGTCTTCCTCAACGAACACCGCGAATACGGGCATTCGCTCTACGACGTGCATTCGGACGGCAGCGGCGTCTATTATTCCTCGCGCCTGCGCCCGATCATGAACATGCAGCCATTCGTTGAGGCGAACCACGGCGCAGGCCCGGCGCATCTGTGGCTGTTCAACGCGGACACCCATATCACCGACTGGATGGAAGCCCATGACGTGGACTATGACGTCGCGACCGACGAGGATCTACACGTCGAAGGCATCTCGCTGTTCGAGGGATACGATGTCGTGATCACCTCGACGCATCCCGAATATTATTCGCTCAGGATGCTCGACGCCTTGCAGCGCTATATCGACCGGGGTGGCCGCCTGATGTATCTCGGCGGCAACGGCTTCTACTGGCGCATCGCCTATCACAAGGAGTTGCCCGGCGTAATCGAGGTGCGGCGGGCCGAGGGTGGCAATCGCGCATGGGAGCCGCCGACAGGTGAATATTACCACAGCTTCACGGGCGAATATGGCGGCATGTGGCGAAGGCAGGGCGGGCGCGCGCCGAATGCCATCTGCGGCGTGGCCTATGTCGCGCAGGGCTTCGACGAATCGACCTTCTATACGCGCAACCCGGACAGCTTCGACACGCGCGCCGCTTTCATTTTCGCGGGCGTCGGGGCCGACGAGAAGATCGGCGATTTCGGCCTGATCGGCAATGGAGCGGCGGGCATGGAGGTCGACGCGATCAACTACGATCTTGGAACGCCGCCGCATACGCTGGTACTCGCCAGTTCGCACAACCACACGCCCGCCCATCTTCTCGCGCTCGACGAGATGCTTTTCAACATCATGGATTCGGGCGGCGACGTCTGCGAGCAGGTCAAGGCCGACATGGTGTTCTTCGAAACGCAGGGCGGCGGCGCGGTGTTCAGCGTGGGCTCCATCGCCTATGCCGGTTCGCTCAGCCACAACAAATATGAGAACAACGTGTCGCGCATCACCGGCAATGTCCTGAAGCGCTTCCTCAAGCCGGAGCCGTTCGTGGTTCCCGCAAAATGA
- a CDS encoding ABC transporter permease encodes MSKVQVVDLDAQEQEALHEFEHDPAGRHSPALQKIVNRMRGGSVNNKLVLFCTKPHKEWILARLNGRAKPITFYWDRKFTNLDEAEVEIYRMRLAEMKGADTVEAKD; translated from the coding sequence ATGTCGAAGGTTCAGGTCGTTGATCTAGATGCGCAGGAGCAGGAAGCGCTGCACGAGTTCGAGCACGATCCCGCCGGACGGCACTCGCCCGCCTTGCAGAAGATCGTCAACCGCATGCGGGGCGGCTCGGTAAACAACAAGCTCGTTCTCTTCTGCACCAAGCCGCACAAGGAATGGATCCTCGCCCGCCTGAACGGACGCGCCAAGCCGATCACATTCTACTGGGACCGAAAGTTCACGAATCTCGATGAAGCGGAAGTCGAGATCTACAGGATGCGCCTTGCGGAGATGAAGGGCGCAGACACAGTTGAGGCGAAGGACTGA
- a CDS encoding DeoR/GlpR family DNA-binding transcription regulator, whose product MTPAKRRDRIIQLVRENDRVTVDHLAEWLKSSRETIRRDLGALDSKGLLKKIHGGAISVEANQSEAVSEGSFQARLAENAKGKRLLARAAAGLLRSGDTVFVDTGTTTVFLAEEIARCEGITVITNSGAIASQVVKGKGNKVFLLGGEYREGGSESVGPLTIDQIGRFNASHSIITVGAVSQGGFLDYDLQETDIAKAMIAQSAKLFVLADSTKFGRSALFQVCPLAAADIIITDEMLQAPYEEALAVAGVEVVVGRNGL is encoded by the coding sequence ATGACGCCAGCGAAAAGGCGGGACAGGATCATTCAGTTGGTCAGGGAAAACGACAGGGTGACCGTCGATCATCTGGCGGAATGGCTCAAATCCTCGCGCGAGACCATTCGGCGCGATCTCGGGGCGCTGGATTCAAAGGGCCTGCTCAAGAAGATCCACGGCGGCGCGATTTCCGTGGAGGCGAATCAGTCGGAAGCCGTTTCCGAAGGCTCGTTCCAGGCGCGTCTGGCGGAGAATGCGAAGGGCAAGCGGCTGCTTGCGCGCGCCGCCGCCGGGCTGCTCAGATCGGGCGACACGGTCTTTGTCGACACAGGGACGACGACGGTTTTCCTGGCCGAGGAAATCGCCCGCTGTGAAGGCATTACGGTCATAACCAATTCGGGCGCAATTGCCTCGCAGGTCGTTAAGGGTAAGGGAAATAAGGTTTTTCTGCTCGGCGGCGAGTATCGGGAGGGTGGTAGCGAAAGCGTGGGACCGCTGACCATCGACCAGATCGGGCGCTTCAACGCCTCGCACTCCATCATCACCGTGGGCGCGGTCAGCCAGGGCGGGTTCCTGGATTACGACCTGCAGGAGACGGATATAGCCAAAGCCATGATCGCGCAGTCGGCGAAGCTTTTCGTGCTGGCCGACAGCACGAAGTTCGGAAGGTCGGCGCTGTTCCAGGTGTGCCCTCTGGCTGCTGCCGACATCATCATCACCGACGAGATGCTCCAGGCTCCCTACGAGGAAGCGCTCGCAGTGGCCGGCGTCGAGGTGGTGGTCGGTCGAAATGGCCTTTAG
- a CDS encoding ABC transporter ATP-binding protein, with amino-acid sequence MSEAILSVRSLSIDLEGRGERRPIISNVSFDLLQGQVLGIIGESGSGKTVLSRAVVNWINPPLRVTGGEVMFKGHDLLTLPEREMQPIRGRSIGYVGANPGSALDPTLSIGTQIVEKLQQVVPGTSAADAKARVIDLLDAVRIPSARQRFDDFPFQFSGGMMQRVLIVDALVSRPAFLVADNITQPLDVTVSAQIIRIMKELQKDFDTAILFVSSSLGVVQDVADEVLVLESGKVIEHRKMQALIREPEAAYTRRLIAKVPRIWTAESVTPTIKTTADRDIVLSVRDISKSYAIKDRSALFQTKSVQAVRNVSFDVERGENFGIVGESGCGKSTLSRLLSRLEAPDAGEIMFKGKDIARLNSRDLLMLRKSFQLLLQDPYNAIPSHFPVGRTVCEPLRIHGGMTGAEVRERARAAIAEVGLPAGVFDNLPIGLSAGQRQRVNIARALVLEPELMILDETLSSLDQIEQGRLIDLFERLQAKHGMSYIYISHDLAMVRRVCTRVAVMYLGRVVELADNETLFFDSAHPYTRALLSAAPVIEAKRYDTGTYLLDGEPPDPIDIPPGCSFRTRCPFAFERCSVEDPALYSRDGRNFSACHLISDDSAVTNAALIRREITPRERVAQTVAG; translated from the coding sequence ATGTCGGAAGCGATTCTCTCGGTACGCAGCCTGAGCATCGACCTCGAAGGCCGGGGCGAGCGCCGCCCCATCATTTCCAATGTTTCGTTCGACCTGCTTCAGGGACAGGTCCTGGGGATCATCGGGGAGAGCGGGTCGGGCAAGACCGTCCTGTCGCGGGCGGTGGTGAACTGGATCAATCCGCCGCTGCGCGTGACCGGCGGCGAGGTCATGTTCAAGGGGCACGACCTGCTGACCCTGCCGGAGCGCGAAATGCAGCCGATTCGCGGACGCTCCATCGGCTATGTCGGGGCAAATCCGGGCAGCGCGCTCGATCCGACCCTTTCGATCGGGACACAGATCGTGGAGAAGCTCCAGCAGGTCGTGCCCGGCACCTCGGCAGCCGATGCCAAGGCGCGCGTCATTGATCTTCTCGACGCCGTGCGCATTCCTTCGGCGCGGCAACGCTTCGACGATTTCCCGTTCCAGTTCAGCGGCGGCATGATGCAGCGCGTGCTGATCGTCGACGCCCTTGTCTCGCGGCCCGCATTCCTCGTCGCCGACAACATCACGCAGCCGCTCGACGTTACGGTCAGCGCCCAGATCATCCGCATCATGAAGGAGCTTCAGAAGGATTTCGACACCGCGATCCTGTTCGTTTCGTCATCGCTCGGCGTGGTGCAGGATGTGGCCGACGAGGTGCTGGTGCTTGAAAGCGGAAAGGTCATCGAGCATCGCAAGATGCAGGCGCTGATCCGCGAGCCCGAGGCCGCCTACACGCGTCGCCTGATCGCCAAGGTTCCGCGCATCTGGACGGCGGAGTCGGTCACACCGACCATCAAGACGACGGCGGACCGAGACATCGTGCTCAGCGTGCGCGACATCTCGAAATCCTACGCCATCAAGGATCGGTCCGCGCTGTTCCAGACCAAGTCGGTGCAGGCGGTTCGCAATGTCTCGTTCGACGTGGAGCGCGGCGAGAATTTCGGGATCGTCGGCGAATCCGGCTGCGGTAAATCCACTCTTTCACGGCTGCTGAGTCGCCTCGAAGCGCCGGACGCAGGCGAAATCATGTTCAAGGGCAAGGACATTGCCCGCCTCAACTCGCGCGACCTGCTGATGCTGCGCAAGAGTTTCCAGCTCCTTCTCCAGGACCCCTACAACGCGATCCCCTCGCATTTCCCCGTGGGCCGCACCGTCTGCGAGCCGCTGAGGATCCATGGCGGAATGACCGGCGCCGAGGTCAGGGAGCGGGCGCGCGCCGCCATCGCGGAAGTGGGGCTGCCGGCGGGCGTTTTCGACAATCTCCCGATCGGGCTCAGCGCGGGGCAGCGGCAGCGCGTCAACATTGCGCGTGCGCTCGTGCTCGAACCCGAATTGATGATCCTCGATGAAACGCTGTCCTCGCTCGACCAGATCGAGCAGGGCCGACTGATCGACCTGTTCGAGCGGCTGCAGGCCAAGCATGGAATGTCCTACATCTATATCTCGCACGACCTTGCGATGGTGCGGCGCGTGTGCACGCGCGTCGCGGTCATGTATCTCGGCCGCGTCGTCGAACTCGCCGACAACGAGACGTTGTTCTTCGATTCCGCCCATCCCTATACGCGCGCCCTCCTGAGCGCCGCGCCGGTCATCGAGGCGAAGCGCTACGACACCGGCACCTATCTGCTGGACGGCGAGCCGCCGGACCCGATCGACATTCCGCCGGGGTGCAGCTTTCGCACGCGGTGCCCGTTCGCATTCGAGCGCTGCTCGGTCGAGGACCCGGCGCTCTATTCCCGCGACGGTCGCAATTTCAGCGCGTGCCATCTCATTTCGGATGACAGCGCGGTGACGAACGCCGCATTGATTCGACGCGAGATCACGCCGCGCGAACGGGTCGCACAGACCGTCGCCGGCTGA
- a CDS encoding 3-isopropylmalate dehydratase large subunit produces MKRRNLFEKIWDEHLVAELDGGQSLVHIDRHLIHDLTSPQAFAGLEEAGRKVRNPELTFAVSDHMVSTRPGRSTESVPGGREMLLALRSNARNSGITHFDIEDRRQGIVHVAAPEQGIILPGMIAVCGDSHTCTLGALGCWAFGIGTSEVEHVLATQTLVVTRPKSMLIEFHGAPAAEVTAKDVALHLIARLGVKVASGFAVEYGGDYVKGLPVEARHTLCNMGVEMGAHGAMVAPDRITLDYLAGRPFAPRITAELESCWLNYASDEGASYDRIHSVELAELEPQISWGTNPSQTIAVNGVVPPLPDDPREAAAMHQSLSYMGLRAGERLEGMPVDNVFIGSCTNGRLSDLSAAASIIGSKRVAPHVRAIVVPGSSQVRRQAEELGLDRIFMDAGCEWLESGCSMCVGMNGDYVGPGKRSVSTSNRNFEGRQGSKARTHLASPLTAMASALAGEIADPRQFGAGK; encoded by the coding sequence TTGAAACGACGCAATCTCTTTGAGAAGATCTGGGACGAACATCTGGTTGCCGAACTCGACGGCGGCCAATCGCTTGTCCATATCGACCGCCATCTCATCCACGACTTGACCAGCCCGCAAGCGTTTGCAGGGCTGGAGGAGGCGGGTCGCAAGGTGCGCAATCCCGAGCTGACCTTCGCCGTATCGGATCATATGGTCTCGACCCGTCCCGGACGATCCACCGAATCCGTGCCGGGCGGCAGGGAGATGCTTCTCGCCTTGCGCAGCAATGCCCGCAACAGCGGGATCACGCATTTCGACATCGAGGACCGGCGGCAGGGAATCGTCCACGTCGCAGCTCCGGAGCAAGGGATCATTCTCCCCGGAATGATTGCGGTTTGCGGCGACAGCCACACCTGCACGCTGGGCGCGCTCGGCTGCTGGGCGTTCGGGATAGGGACATCCGAGGTCGAGCACGTGCTTGCCACCCAGACCCTTGTCGTCACCCGCCCGAAATCGATGCTGATAGAGTTTCATGGCGCACCCGCGGCCGAAGTCACGGCAAAGGATGTTGCGCTGCATCTGATCGCGCGGCTCGGAGTGAAGGTCGCAAGCGGCTTTGCCGTCGAATATGGCGGCGACTATGTGAAGGGCCTGCCGGTCGAGGCACGCCACACGCTGTGTAACATGGGCGTGGAAATGGGCGCGCACGGCGCAATGGTTGCACCCGACCGGATCACTCTCGACTATCTCGCGGGCCGCCCTTTCGCGCCCCGCATCACCGCTGAACTCGAATCGTGCTGGCTGAACTATGCGAGCGACGAAGGCGCAAGCTATGACCGCATTCACTCGGTCGAGCTTGCGGAACTGGAACCCCAGATAAGCTGGGGCACCAATCCGTCGCAGACGATTGCCGTCAACGGCGTGGTACCGCCGCTTCCCGACGACCCGCGCGAGGCGGCGGCGATGCATCAGTCGCTGAGCTATATGGGACTGAGGGCCGGCGAAAGGCTGGAGGGCATGCCGGTCGACAACGTGTTCATCGGATCGTGCACCAATGGTCGCCTGTCCGACCTGTCGGCAGCGGCGTCGATCATCGGATCGAAACGCGTTGCGCCCCATGTCCGCGCCATTGTCGTTCCCGGTTCGAGCCAGGTTCGCAGGCAAGCCGAGGAACTGGGCCTCGACCGGATATTCATGGATGCGGGGTGTGAATGGCTCGAATCCGGCTGCTCGATGTGCGTCGGCATGAATGGCGACTATGTGGGACCCGGCAAGCGAAGCGTCTCCACCTCGAACCGCAATTTCGAGGGTCGACAGGGCAGCAAGGCACGCACCCACCTTGCAAGCCCGCTCACTGCGATGGCGTCAGCGCTGGCCGGGGAAATCGCCGATCCCAGACAATTCGGGGCTGGAAAATGA
- the leuD gene encoding 3-isopropylmalate dehydratase small subunit, whose translation MKPLRHIEGAIVPVDHDNIDTDTIIPQQWMVTTSRKGLGKGFFADWRQDADGTPNRTFALNLPKYAGARILLANNNYGCGSSREHAVWAHLDFGVQAVIAASFGSIFYGNAFKCGLLAITLPHEQVRQLFDRSRDEVLSASIEVATQTLRIDPDIQWQFDLDDRRRRMLLDGADEITESLRHRHEIDAFQDRDRQKRPWIWNRSPG comes from the coding sequence ATGAAACCGCTTCGCCACATCGAGGGTGCGATCGTTCCCGTCGACCACGACAACATCGACACCGATACGATCATCCCGCAGCAGTGGATGGTCACGACGAGCCGCAAAGGTCTCGGCAAGGGCTTCTTCGCCGATTGGCGGCAGGATGCGGATGGCACGCCGAACCGGACCTTTGCGTTGAACCTCCCGAAATATGCGGGCGCAAGGATCCTGCTGGCGAACAACAATTATGGCTGCGGTTCCTCCCGCGAGCACGCCGTATGGGCGCATCTCGATTTCGGCGTGCAGGCCGTGATCGCCGCCAGCTTCGGTTCCATCTTCTACGGCAACGCATTCAAATGCGGCCTGCTTGCAATCACCCTACCCCATGAGCAGGTGCGCCAGTTGTTCGACCGTTCACGCGACGAGGTGCTTTCGGCGTCGATCGAAGTGGCAACCCAGACGCTGCGCATCGATCCCGATATTCAATGGCAGTTCGATCTCGATGACCGCCGCCGTCGCATGCTGCTCGACGGCGCCGACGAGATTACCGAGAGCCTGCGGCACAGGCACGAGATCGACGCCTTCCAGGACCGGGATCGACAAAAACGACCGTGGATCTGGAACAGGTCGCCGGGCTAG
- a CDS encoding ABC transporter substrate-binding protein: protein MKTNRRTFLGGVALAGVAMSSGKLSLGGTAHAQGVKRVTFASAGPITGNWDTTSHTTVGQWNAEHFIFSHLTKAPMKPEKPDELLPDLAVSWTIVDPHTIEFKLREGVKFHNGQDFTAEDVKATFDYASDPSRPSASLYPGKADITVVDKYTLRINTEKYGYPAAAYYYLVSFLPIMSAADIANPSVLQAKPNGTGPFKFAATEGDKTTLAAYDDYYDGRPQIDEVVYAYVPSPNTRVLGLLNGEYQIIERLEPEQYSTLESNPDVKVDRALSLENKYLHFRCNKPPFDDIRVRMAACHAIDRSQIMEVVGIAGQESSSYISPLKFGYADIPNYPTYDPAKCQELLAEAGFPNGQGLPELEYITSVGFYPKTREYGELITAMMQEQGFPVKLTVLEPAAWEDQIYRRADGQGAGHMVDVGWMTGSPEPDLVLFPNWFSKSSLFPGLVDTEIDAVLEKERNAATPEERAKIIREETLPTIASKVPSLSLFSAVHFHAMAKGLDNVVFAPNGPIDLSKATLS from the coding sequence ATGAAGACGAACAGACGGACTTTTCTTGGCGGGGTCGCGCTCGCTGGCGTTGCAATGTCGAGCGGAAAATTGTCGCTTGGCGGCACCGCGCACGCTCAGGGCGTCAAGCGCGTCACTTTCGCCTCTGCAGGCCCGATCACGGGCAACTGGGATACGACCTCGCACACCACGGTCGGCCAGTGGAACGCCGAACATTTCATTTTCAGCCACCTGACCAAGGCTCCGATGAAGCCGGAGAAGCCGGACGAACTGCTTCCCGATCTCGCAGTGAGCTGGACGATCGTCGATCCGCATACGATCGAGTTCAAGCTGCGCGAGGGCGTGAAGTTCCACAACGGGCAGGACTTCACCGCCGAGGACGTCAAGGCGACGTTCGACTACGCATCGGACCCGTCCCGGCCCTCCGCCTCGCTCTATCCGGGCAAGGCAGACATCACGGTCGTCGACAAGTATACGCTGCGCATCAACACGGAGAAGTACGGCTACCCCGCCGCAGCCTATTATTATCTGGTCAGCTTCCTGCCGATCATGTCCGCGGCCGACATCGCCAATCCTTCGGTATTGCAGGCGAAGCCGAACGGCACCGGCCCCTTCAAATTCGCCGCGACGGAAGGCGACAAGACCACGCTCGCCGCCTATGACGACTACTACGACGGGCGTCCGCAGATCGATGAGGTCGTCTATGCCTATGTTCCCAGCCCGAATACCCGCGTCCTCGGCCTGCTCAACGGCGAATACCAGATCATCGAGCGCCTTGAGCCGGAGCAGTATTCCACGCTTGAATCCAATCCCGACGTCAAGGTGGACCGCGCGCTGTCGCTGGAGAACAAGTACCTGCATTTCCGCTGCAACAAGCCGCCCTTCGACGACATCCGCGTGCGCATGGCTGCTTGCCACGCCATCGACCGGTCGCAGATCATGGAGGTGGTGGGCATCGCCGGCCAGGAATCCAGCAGCTATATCTCGCCGCTGAAATTCGGCTATGCCGACATCCCGAACTATCCGACCTACGATCCGGCGAAGTGCCAGGAACTGCTTGCCGAGGCGGGCTTCCCGAACGGACAGGGCCTGCCCGAACTCGAATACATCACCTCGGTTGGCTTCTATCCCAAGACGCGCGAATATGGCGAGCTGATCACCGCCATGATGCAGGAGCAGGGCTTCCCGGTGAAGCTCACCGTTCTTGAGCCGGCTGCATGGGAAGACCAGATCTACCGGCGCGCGGACGGCCAGGGCGCGGGACACATGGTCGATGTGGGCTGGATGACCGGCTCGCCCGAACCCGACCTCGTGCTGTTCCCGAACTGGTTCTCCAAGAGCTCGCTGTTCCCGGGCCTTGTGGATACGGAAATCGACGCGGTGCTGGAAAAGGAACGCAATGCCGCGACACCGGAAGAGCGCGCCAAGATCATCCGCGAGGAAACCTTGCCGACCATCGCCAGCAAGGTGCCGAGCCTGTCATTGTTCTCGGCGGTGCACTTCCACGCAATGGCCAAGGGCCTCGACAATGTGGTGTTCGCGCCGAACGGACCGATCGACCTTTCCAAGGCGACACTTTCGTAA
- a CDS encoding ABC transporter permease: protein MIFALDFFARRLAQGLVIVTLVAFLVFTLLRVVPGDPVRMMLGPMTPPSVMEETARELGLRDPIPVQFARYISQIAVGNFGTSFIRGTQGGSTGGSRGETTHSAENRAPVIGLIVQTIPYSLLLGGLGILFAIIVSVPVGIYAGLNAGRWPDRAAVYLSSFLVSLPNIWLGIVFILLFSAKTGWLPAIGYKGPAYAVLPALVIAFELAPVLIRSISVSVASGLHENYVDVGKVRGLTRRTIISKHVLRNASIPLLNLFGVQVIGMLLGGLFVVEFIFSYPGLGLLTINAVFQRDFPIIQAVAILSGAVLVVVNMMVDFIATNIDRRLQY from the coding sequence ATGATCTTCGCACTCGACTTTTTTGCGCGCCGACTGGCGCAGGGATTGGTGATCGTCACCCTCGTCGCTTTCCTCGTCTTCACGCTGCTTCGCGTCGTGCCGGGTGATCCCGTGCGTATGATGCTCGGCCCGATGACGCCGCCCTCAGTCATGGAGGAGACGGCGCGCGAGCTTGGCCTGCGCGATCCGATACCCGTGCAGTTCGCGCGCTATATCAGCCAGATCGCGGTCGGCAATTTCGGAACCTCTTTCATTCGCGGCACGCAGGGAGGAAGCACGGGCGGCTCGCGCGGCGAAACCACGCACAGCGCCGAGAACCGTGCGCCTGTCATCGGCCTCATCGTCCAGACCATACCCTACAGCCTGCTGCTGGGCGGGCTTGGAATCCTTTTCGCCATCATCGTCTCGGTGCCCGTCGGGATCTATGCGGGTCTCAATGCAGGCCGATGGCCCGACCGCGCGGCGGTCTATCTCTCTTCCTTTCTCGTGTCCCTGCCGAACATCTGGCTGGGCATTGTCTTTATTCTCCTTTTCTCCGCCAAGACCGGCTGGCTTCCGGCGATAGGTTACAAAGGCCCCGCCTATGCGGTGCTCCCGGCGCTGGTGATCGCGTTCGAGCTTGCGCCGGTGCTGATCCGGTCCATCTCGGTATCGGTCGCGAGCGGGCTGCATGAGAACTATGTGGACGTGGGAAAGGTGCGCGGGCTGACGCGCCGCACCATCATCTCCAAGCATGTGCTGCGCAATGCCTCGATCCCGCTGCTCAACCTCTTCGGTGTGCAGGTGATCGGCATGCTGCTCGGCGGCCTCTTCGTGGTCGAGTTCATCTTCAGCTATCCCGGCCTCGGCCTGCTCACCATCAATGCGGTGTTCCAGCGGGATTTCCCGATTATCCAGGCGGTCGCCATCCTGTCCGGCGCCGTGCTGGTCGTGGTCAACATGATGGTCGATTTCATCGCGACCAATATCGATAGAAGGCTTCAGTACTGA
- a CDS encoding ABC transporter permease: protein MALAETTKLERAPRNETLGGRILRLAWKSIDFKIGFTVAATLILLSIFGPYIIDVSPTAMDVKAKFLPPFPMDGWQIGHLAGTDQLGRDLLMRSLVGLRNALVIGVASVVGMFVLGSAIGMIAGYYGKWTDLILMRLTDVQMSIPVVILAIAILGVTRPNEILVISVLILAGWPAYARVTRSVVLAERQKEYVRGAKIIGASNFRIMLRYIAPSILPTMAFVAVLDVARMMIFEAIFGFIGIGIQPPTPTFGNIIAAGTQYLLNAWWITVVPGLILTVTLASINLMGSALERARNKVIRGVE, encoded by the coding sequence ATGGCGCTGGCCGAGACGACGAAACTGGAACGCGCCCCTCGCAACGAAACCCTCGGCGGACGCATTCTGCGCCTTGCCTGGAAGTCCATCGACTTCAAGATCGGTTTCACCGTGGCGGCGACCCTCATCCTCCTGTCCATTTTCGGACCCTACATCATCGACGTGTCGCCGACCGCGATGGACGTGAAGGCCAAGTTCCTTCCGCCGTTTCCGATGGATGGCTGGCAGATCGGTCATCTTGCCGGCACCGACCAGCTTGGCCGTGACCTGCTGATGCGTTCGCTCGTTGGCTTGCGCAATGCGCTCGTCATCGGCGTGGCGAGCGTCGTCGGCATGTTTGTGCTGGGATCGGCGATCGGCATGATCGCCGGGTATTACGGCAAATGGACCGATCTCATCCTGATGCGCCTGACCGACGTGCAGATGTCGATCCCGGTCGTCATACTGGCGATAGCCATACTCGGCGTGACGCGGCCAAACGAAATCCTCGTGATCTCCGTGCTGATCCTTGCCGGATGGCCGGCCTATGCGCGCGTTACCCGCAGCGTCGTGCTTGCGGAACGGCAGAAGGAATATGTGCGCGGCGCAAAGATCATCGGCGCTTCCAATTTCCGCATCATGCTGCGCTACATCGCGCCGAGCATCCTGCCCACAATGGCCTTCGTGGCGGTGCTGGACGTCGCGCGCATGATGATCTTCGAAGCGATCTTCGGCTTCATCGGCATCGGCATACAGCCGCCGACGCCGACCTTCGGCAACATCATCGCCGCCGGCACGCAATATCTGCTGAACGCCTGGTGGATCACCGTTGTCCCCGGCCTGATCCTGACCGTCACGCTGGCCAGCATCAACCTGATGGGCAGTGCGCTGGAACGCGCGCGCAACAAAGTCATACGCGGGGTCGAATGA